Proteins encoded in a region of the Pigmentiphaga litoralis genome:
- a CDS encoding Bug family tripartite tricarboxylate transporter substrate binding protein, translated as MPGDRRVKLCTSSPRALNPLRRHLLLALAVAGVAGAPLLAHAADDYPSKPIRLVVPYPPGGATDVIGRVIAQKLSAALNQQVVVDNRAGATGNIGAAAVATAAPDGYTLLMGALTSHAINATLFAKTVSYDLEKSFTPVGIVGSVPLVFVVNPTVKAQNLTELIALAKKQPGSLTFASSGSGSPQHLAGEMFKKMAGIDMLHVPYKGSGPAMTDLVGGQVLSMIETAPAAQGFIASGKLRALAVASKDRVSTMPDVPTAAEAGLKGFEVSSMFGILAPAGTPKAVVDKLTSEMKKALSTQDAKDALLQQGVIANYAAPPEAATAIKTEVAKWAKVITDANVKAD; from the coding sequence ATGCCTGGAGATCGACGCGTGAAGCTCTGTACATCCTCCCCCCGTGCCCTCAATCCCCTGCGTCGCCACCTGTTGCTCGCGCTTGCGGTGGCTGGCGTAGCCGGCGCTCCCCTTCTTGCCCACGCTGCGGACGACTATCCCAGCAAGCCCATTCGCCTGGTCGTGCCCTATCCCCCAGGGGGCGCCACCGACGTGATCGGCCGTGTCATTGCGCAGAAGCTGTCGGCCGCGCTGAATCAACAAGTGGTCGTTGACAACCGTGCCGGCGCCACCGGCAACATCGGCGCCGCGGCCGTCGCCACCGCGGCACCCGACGGCTACACGTTGCTGATGGGCGCGCTGACCAGCCATGCCATCAACGCAACCCTGTTCGCCAAGACGGTCAGCTACGACCTGGAAAAAAGCTTTACGCCAGTCGGCATCGTCGGCTCCGTGCCGCTGGTGTTCGTCGTCAACCCGACCGTCAAGGCACAGAACCTGACCGAGCTCATCGCCCTGGCCAAGAAGCAGCCCGGCTCGCTGACCTTCGCATCGTCAGGCAGCGGATCGCCGCAGCACCTGGCCGGTGAAATGTTCAAGAAGATGGCCGGCATCGACATGCTGCACGTCCCGTACAAGGGCAGCGGCCCCGCCATGACCGACCTGGTCGGCGGACAAGTCCTGAGCATGATCGAAACCGCCCCGGCTGCGCAGGGCTTCATCGCGTCCGGCAAACTGCGCGCCCTGGCCGTCGCATCGAAAGACCGCGTCAGCACGATGCCCGACGTCCCGACCGCCGCCGAAGCCGGCCTGAAAGGCTTTGAAGTCAGCTCCATGTTCGGCATCCTGGCCCCCGCCGGCACGCCCAAAGCCGTGGTCGACAAGCTGACCTCGGAAATGAAAAAAGCCTTGAGCACGCAAGACGCCAAAGACGCCCTGCTGCAACAAGGCGTCATCGCCAACTACGCCGCCCCCCCCGAAGCCGCCACCGCCATCAAAACCGAAGTCGCCAAATGGGCCAAGGTCATCACTGACGCCAACGTCAAAGCCGACTGA